CTTGAGTAATGCCCAAGAGAATCAAAAACTGCTTTTACAGCTTTAATCTGATTTGCATAACACTCAGCATATAGGATTGCATCTTTTTCAAAGTTGGGTTGTGCCAAATATCTTCCGGCAGGGTTTACTATAGAGCTCCCCCCTTTGGCCCAGTCATAGTTCATATGCTCACCGTCTCGTATCCCATGCCATTTCTCGGGAAAATCATCATCGTCCATATACCCGCATCCGCTTAGCACAAATGCCCCGGCTTCAAAAGCATGCACCTTAATAAGTGCTTGAACGTTACAGTTAATTCCGCCTTCACTTGTATCTGCAGTGAGTAACTTGTCCTCACCTCTTTTCCAATTGCCTGGCCACACTGCGATGTGAAATTCTTCTCCTTGATGAATCATATGTGCCCTTACGAGACTCATGTGATTCTCCCAGCATACTAGTCCCCCAATTCGCCCTATATCTGTATCAAAGACGTTTATATCCCTTCCGTCTCCCTGTCCCCAGTAAATTCTCTCAGTATAGGTAGGCATAATTTTTCTGTGCCTGCCCATGACTTCTCCTTTTCGATCCAGAAATAAAAGGCTGTTATAGACCGTGCAGCTGCCTGCCCTGTCGTCCAGCTCATTGCATCCGATCACCACATAAGCACCGGCATCTTTCGCAGCGTCGCCAAGAACTT
The nucleotide sequence above comes from Thermodesulfobacteriota bacterium. Encoded proteins:
- a CDS encoding carbon-nitrogen hydrolase family protein; amino-acid sequence: MGNKVLGGREKVKVAVVQASPVFMDKERTIEKACRLIKEAGKNGAELITFSESYIPGYPAYYTAGYETPPHEWTDFMIGLQDNSIQIPSEDTKVLGDAAKDAGAYVVIGCNELDDRAGSCTVYNSLLFLDRKGEVMGRHRKIMPTYTERIYWGQGDGRDINVFDTDIGRIGGLVCWENHMSLVRAHMIHQGEEFHIAVWPGNWKRGEDKLLTADTSEGGINCNVQALIKVHAFEAGAFVLSGCGYMDDDDFPEKWHGIRDGEHMNYDWAKGGSSIVNPAGRYLAQPNFEKDAILYAECYANQIKAVKAVFDSLGHYS